From the genome of Ptychodera flava strain L36383 chromosome 20, AS_Pfla_20210202, whole genome shotgun sequence, one region includes:
- the LOC139120778 gene encoding 5-hydroxytryptamine receptor 4-like: protein MSNNTSYPTILDTASTAAHFTLQEKIIIGTVLGSIALATVAGNLLVTAALLIFKNLRKNLSNYLILNLAAADFFVGILLLPPVIVNELEGKWYFGSTFCKILKSLDICLTEVSVWGMVLISLDKYIYITFPLTYREKVTRTRMAVAVCICWVYEAIKSFYPIMAGIAEDPDMQNRTDQSEECLPVIVKYELVLTSIVLTFLIPLIMLIFFNCRIWLIVREHSRRMDSDNYNYNPEEHTHHVQGFSKADIKAFKGTLLLVVTFLVMWLPFWTILVADRLFGVAIPAVLYTTFNWMTYCNSCVNPLLYSFNRTLRGACKKLLRCECSYHPVDT, encoded by the coding sequence ATGAGTAATAACACGTCGTATCCCACCATACTCGACACCGCATCGACGGCTGCGCACTTTACGCTGCAAGAAAAGATCATCATCGGCACGGTGTTGGGAAGCATCGCTCTTGCCACGGTAGCTGGGAATCTGCTTGTGACGGCAGCTCTGCTCATATTCAAAAACCTTCGCAAGAACCTTTCAAACTACCTCATTTTGAACCTCGCTGCAGCGGACTTCTTCGTCGGCATCCTGCTGCTGCCTCCGGTAATAGTAAACGAGCTCGAAGGCAAGTGGTATTTCGGATCTACGTTTTGTAAAATACTGAAAAGCCTTGATATATGCCTGACAGAGGTATCAGTTTGGGGCATGGTACTTATCAGCTTAGacaagtatatctatattacTTTCCCACTAACTTATCGCGAGAAAGTCACGCGCACCAGGATGGCCGTGGCGGTGTGTATATGCTGGGTCTACGAAGCTATCAAGTCTTTTTATCCCATTATGGCTGGAATCGCCGAGGACCCAGACATGCAAAATAGAACTGACCAGTCCGAGGAATGTCTTCCAGTAATTGTTAAATACGAACTTGTGCTCACGTCCATCGTCCTAACTTTTCTCATACCCCTGATAATGCTCATCTTCTTCAACTGTCGCATCTGGCTGATTGTTCGCGAGCATTCCCGGAGAATGGACAGCGACAATTACAACTACAACCCCGAGGAGCACACGCACCATGTGCAAGGATTCTCCAAGGCGGACATCAAGGCCTTCAAGGGAACCCTTTTGCTCGTCGTGACGTTCCTAGTGATGTGGCTGCCTTTCTGGACCATTCTGGTCGCCGATCGCCTTTTCGGTGTGGCAATACCGGCTGTCCTCTACACCACGTTTAATTGGATGACCTACTGTAACTCCTGCGTAAACCCGCTGCTCTACTCGTTCAACAGGACATTGCGAGGTGCCTGTAAAAAGCTGTTGCGATGTGAGTGTAGCTACCATCCAGTCGACACCTGA